Proteins found in one Carassius auratus strain Wakin chromosome 12, ASM336829v1, whole genome shotgun sequence genomic segment:
- the LOC113112207 gene encoding endoplasmic reticulum-Golgi intermediate compartment protein 2 yields the protein MNKLRRRSTINLVKELDAFPKVPESYVEKSAFGGTVSLIVFILMALLTISEFFVYQDSWMKYEYEVDTDFTSKLKIKIDITIAMKCSRVGADVLDIAGAVVASKELKYDDVSFEPSPKKKMWYQILHQIQNRLREDHSLQDVLFKSALKGYFSDPVPQNDTTSNSQNACRIHGKIYVSKVAGNFHIILGKPIDTIRGHAHFASLIKNEAALNFSHRIDNLSFGNDVPGHINPLDGTEKITLEQNMLFQYFITVVPTKLHTSDVSLNMHQFSVTEQERVVSNEKGSHGISGIFIKYKLSPLMVRVTEEHMPFSVFLVRLCGIIGGIFSTSGLLHRLIGYFIDIVCCNFRHVADQSQEVVPD from the exons ATGAACAAGCTGAGAAGAAGAAGTACTATCAACTTAGTCAAAGAACTTGATGCCTTTCCTAAAGTTCCAGAGAGCTATGTTGAAAAATCAGCATTTGGAGGCACAG TGTCACTGATTGTATTCATCCTCATGGCACTTCTGACCATCTCCGAGTTTTTTGTATACCAGGACTCATGgatgaaatatgaatatgaagtAGACACCGATTTTACTAG taaattgaaaataaaaattgacaTCACGATTGCAATGAAATGTTCAA GAGTGGGTGCAGATGTGTTGGATATTGCTGGGGCTGTCGTTGCATCAAAGGAACTTAAATATGATGAT gtaaGCTTTGAGCCCTCTCCAAAGAAAAAAATGTGGTATCA GATATTACATCAGATTCAAAACAGACTGAGGGAAGATCATTCACTTCAAGATGTACTCTTTAAATCAGCGCTGAAAGGATACTTTTCTGACCCAGTTCCACA aAATGATACCACATCCAATTCCCAGAATGCATGTAGGATACATGGAAAAATCTATGTCAGTAAAGTGGCAGGAAATTTCCATATCATATTGGGCAA ACCAATTGATACTATCAGAGGCCATGCCCATTTTGCTtcattaatcaaaaatgaag CTGCTCTTAACTTCTCACATCGAATAGATAATTTATCTTTTGGAAACGATGTTCCTGGACACATAAATCCCCTTGATGGCACGGAAAAAATTACATTAGAAC aaaatatgctgtttcagtattttattacagttgttcCCACCAAGCTGCACACATCAGATGTTTCATTAAACATGCACCAGTTTTCTGTTACAGAACAG GAGCGTGTTGTAAGCAATGAGAAGGGCAGTCATGGTATATCTGGGatctttattaaatataaactgaGTCCATTAATGGTGAGGGTGACAGAGGAGCATATGCCTTTCTCTGTTTTCCTTGTGAGACTGTGTGGCATAATTGGAGGAATCTTTTCTACATCAG GTCTGCTCCACAGATTAATTGGTTATTTTATTGACATTGTCTGCTGTAACTTTAGACACGTTGCAGATCAGTCCCAGGAG GTTGTCCCTGATTAG